Proteins from a single region of Streptomyces spinoverrucosus:
- a CDS encoding dolichyl-phosphate-mannose--protein mannosyltransferase, which translates to MTSTASSTDIRQDQAPHEPRPSWQQRLRRFGYAPAGPRGDVRDRLVPPYAEPSPRMWAALGIGYPPAERITRWSGWVGPLLVTLFAGVLRFWNLGSPKAVIFDETYYAKDAWALVHRGFEVNWDKNVNDLILSSNGNVPIPTDAAYVVHPPVGKYVIGLGELMFGFNPFGWRFMTALLGTLSVLLLCRIGRRLFRSTFLGCLAGALVAVDGLHFVMSRTALLDGVLMFFVLAAFGCLLVDRDRARAKLAAALPVDAEGRVRPHAHTAEHTRIGLRPWRLAAGLMLGLAIGTKWNGLYILAAFCVMAVLWDVGARKVAGARHPYKAVIRRDLGWAFLSTVPVAIVTYFASWIGWILSPSDGSGGYYRNWAATDGKDSAWSWLFPDWWRSLWHYETQVYEFHVGLSSPHTYQSNPWSWIVTGRPVSYFYESPAPGTDGCPADAGEKCAREVLALGTPVLWWVGCFALLYVLWRWFFRRDWRAGAIACGIAAGYLPWFLYQERTIFFFYAVIFVPFLCLAVAMLVGALVGPPGSTDTRRVAGATGAGVVVLLIAWNFIYFWPIYTGQTIPIDDWRSRMWLDTWV; encoded by the coding sequence GTGACCAGTACCGCGTCCTCCACGGACATCCGTCAGGACCAGGCCCCCCACGAGCCGCGGCCCTCGTGGCAGCAGCGGCTGCGCCGTTTCGGATACGCGCCGGCCGGACCACGCGGCGACGTCCGGGACCGGCTCGTGCCGCCGTACGCGGAGCCGAGCCCGCGGATGTGGGCGGCGCTCGGCATCGGGTATCCGCCGGCCGAGCGGATCACCCGCTGGTCGGGCTGGGTCGGGCCGCTGCTGGTGACGCTGTTCGCGGGGGTGCTGCGGTTCTGGAACCTGGGCAGCCCGAAGGCGGTGATATTCGACGAGACGTACTACGCCAAGGACGCGTGGGCGCTCGTCCACCGCGGGTTCGAGGTCAACTGGGACAAGAACGTCAACGACCTCATCCTCTCCTCGAACGGGAACGTCCCCATCCCGACGGACGCGGCGTATGTCGTGCACCCGCCGGTCGGCAAGTACGTCATCGGGCTCGGCGAGCTGATGTTCGGGTTCAACCCGTTCGGCTGGCGCTTCATGACCGCCCTGCTGGGCACGCTGTCCGTCCTTCTCCTCTGCCGGATCGGCCGCCGTCTGTTCCGCTCCACGTTCCTCGGCTGCCTGGCGGGCGCGCTGGTGGCGGTGGACGGGCTGCACTTCGTGATGAGCCGCACCGCGCTGCTGGACGGCGTGCTGATGTTCTTCGTGCTGGCGGCGTTCGGCTGTCTGCTCGTGGACCGGGACCGGGCGCGCGCGAAACTGGCCGCCGCGCTGCCCGTGGACGCCGAGGGCCGGGTCCGCCCGCACGCGCACACGGCGGAGCACACGCGCATCGGCCTGCGGCCGTGGCGGCTCGCGGCGGGCCTGATGCTGGGCCTGGCCATCGGCACCAAGTGGAACGGCCTGTACATCCTGGCCGCGTTCTGCGTGATGGCGGTGCTGTGGGACGTCGGCGCCCGGAAGGTGGCGGGGGCCCGGCACCCGTACAAGGCGGTGATCAGGCGCGATCTGGGCTGGGCGTTCCTGTCGACGGTCCCGGTGGCGATCGTCACCTACTTCGCGTCGTGGATCGGCTGGATCCTCTCCCCCAGCGACGGCTCGGGCGGCTACTACCGCAACTGGGCGGCGACCGACGGCAAGGACAGCGCCTGGTCGTGGCTGTTCCCGGACTGGTGGCGCAGCCTGTGGCACTACGAGACCCAGGTGTACGAGTTCCACGTCGGCCTGTCCTCGCCGCACACGTACCAGTCCAACCCGTGGAGCTGGATCGTCACCGGCCGACCGGTCTCGTACTTCTACGAGTCCCCCGCCCCCGGCACGGACGGCTGCCCGGCGGACGCGGGCGAGAAGTGCGCGCGCGAGGTACTGGCGCTGGGCACGCCGGTGCTGTGGTGGGTGGGCTGCTTCGCGCTGCTGTACGTGCTGTGGCGCTGGTTCTTCCGTCGTGACTGGCGGGCGGGCGCCATCGCCTGCGGCATCGCGGCCGGCTACCTGCCCTGGTTCCTCTACCAGGAGCGGACGATCTTCTTCTTCTACGCCGTGATCTTCGTGCCGTTCCTCTGTCTGGCGGTCGCGATGCTGGTCGGCGCCCTGGTCGGCCCACCCGGCTCCACCGACACCCGCCGCGTGGCCGGCGCCACGGGCGCGGGCGTCGTCGTCCTGCTGATCGCCTGGAACTTCATCTACTTCTGGCCGATCTACACCGGTCAGACGATCCCCATCGACGACTGGCGTTCACGGATGTGGCTGGACACATGGGTCTGA
- a CDS encoding resuscitation-promoting factor codes for MSNSQFETYGTDQSYETFETYEPSPVHGGFDVHGAPTLPYGTTYAAYAAHAAHSEPDVYDVYDVYDSYDSHVDTYRPAYETAEVLLPRQSAPEAPASVARPRVDRRAARRRRGRFAERSDVSVRRLLPRALVVAFLAGGTTAFVAEDKAVELNIDGEPRRLHTFADDVSELLAEEGVEVGAHDVVAPAQGTELDSGDEIAVHYGRPVRLTLDGHRREVWTTARTVEGALRQLGVRAEGAYLSTSRSQRIGRAGLALDVRTERSVTVMADGRARTIRTNAATVGEVVEEAGITLRGQDTTSVPQDSFPRDGQTVTVLRITGGNETREEEIPFEVRRIEDPTVFKGTEVVEQAGQPGLRRVTYSVRTVNGVRQKPRRLRTELVREPTARIVKVGTKPLPASVRGADNLDWQGLATCESGGRPDAVDSSGTYGGLYQFDPGTWRSLGGTGRPQDASAAEQTYRAKKLYTRRGTSPWPHCGARLHR; via the coding sequence GTGAGCAACTCGCAGTTCGAGACATACGGGACCGACCAGTCGTACGAGACCTTCGAGACGTATGAGCCCTCGCCGGTCCACGGCGGGTTCGACGTGCACGGCGCGCCGACACTGCCCTACGGCACCACATATGCGGCCTATGCGGCCCATGCCGCTCATTCCGAGCCTGACGTGTATGACGTGTACGACGTGTATGACTCATATGACTCGCACGTGGACACCTACCGGCCCGCTTATGAGACGGCCGAAGTCCTGCTGCCCCGGCAGAGCGCGCCGGAGGCCCCCGCGTCCGTCGCGCGCCCCCGAGTGGACCGGCGTGCCGCACGCCGGCGCAGGGGGCGGTTCGCCGAGCGCTCGGACGTCTCCGTGCGCCGGTTGCTGCCGCGGGCGCTGGTCGTCGCGTTCCTCGCCGGTGGTACCACCGCCTTCGTCGCCGAGGACAAGGCCGTCGAGCTGAACATCGACGGCGAGCCCCGTCGCCTGCACACCTTCGCCGACGACGTCAGTGAGCTGCTCGCCGAGGAGGGCGTCGAGGTCGGCGCGCACGACGTGGTCGCGCCCGCGCAGGGCACGGAGCTGGACAGCGGCGACGAGATCGCCGTGCACTACGGCCGTCCCGTACGGCTCACCCTCGACGGTCACCGGCGTGAGGTGTGGACGACGGCGCGGACGGTCGAGGGGGCGCTCAGACAGCTCGGGGTGCGAGCGGAGGGCGCTTACCTGTCCACCTCGCGCTCCCAGCGCATCGGACGTGCCGGTCTCGCGCTCGATGTGCGCACCGAGCGGTCGGTCACCGTCATGGCCGACGGCCGGGCCCGCACCATCCGCACCAACGCCGCCACCGTCGGCGAGGTTGTCGAGGAGGCCGGGATCACCCTGCGCGGCCAGGACACCACCTCCGTCCCGCAGGACAGCTTCCCGCGCGACGGTCAGACGGTCACCGTGCTGCGGATCACCGGCGGCAACGAGACCCGCGAGGAGGAGATCCCGTTCGAGGTGCGGCGGATCGAGGACCCGACGGTGTTCAAGGGCACCGAGGTGGTCGAGCAGGCGGGGCAGCCGGGGCTGCGCCGGGTCACGTACTCCGTGCGGACCGTCAACGGGGTCCGGCAGAAGCCGCGCAGGCTCAGGACCGAGCTGGTGCGTGAGCCGACCGCGCGGATCGTGAAGGTCGGCACCAAGCCGCTGCCGGCCTCCGTCCGGGGCGCCGACAATCTCGACTGGCAGGGCCTCGCCACCTGCGAGTCCGGTGGCCGCCCCGACGCCGTCGACTCCTCGGGGACGTACGGCGGCCTCTACCAGTTCGATCCCGGGACCTGGCGCAGCCTCGGCGGCACCGGCCGCCCCCAGGACGCCTCGGCGGCGGAACAGACGTACCGGGCGAAGAAGTTGTACACCCGACGCGGGACCAGCCCCTGGCCACACTGCGGGGCGCGGTTGCATCGGTGA
- a CDS encoding penicillin-binding transpeptidase domain-containing protein — protein sequence MRKGVKAAVVGSVFAVMVGGAGYGAYNFVSALSGDGGTAAASEPDPVRTGPPSSAEVQETSRAFFTAWEQGQGVKAASYTDFAEAAEPVLTSFGQDAHLTDVKITPGAAQGRTVPFSVKATVSYDGKSKPLAYESRLTVVRGETTGRALVDWEPSVVHPSLKDGDILVTEEAASPPIEAVDRNGTVLAKDKYPSLGPILDELRARYGDKAGGTPGVELAVRHTATEAADTTLLTLSEGEPGKLRTTLSATAQAAAEKAVAQYDESSVVAVKPSTGEILAVANNRADDWNAAFLGEVAPGSTMKILSAAMLIDNGLTSMNGPAPCPDSAISESQTFHNLTGMTPNENATLSESFARSCNTAFIKFADEVQVDSLTREAQERFGIGRDDWKVGVPSFDGSVPAAGGPDTAANLIGQGQVQMSPLNMASVTATAMTGAFRQPVIVPQSLDGRELAKAQGLSGNTVAQLRAMMNRTATSGTAASVMSGLPGSIGAKTGSAEVDGNAKADSWFTGYRDDIAAAAMAQQGGRGGEAAGPIVAAVLRAGG from the coding sequence GTGCGCAAGGGGGTCAAGGCTGCCGTCGTCGGCAGTGTGTTCGCGGTGATGGTGGGAGGGGCCGGGTACGGCGCCTACAACTTCGTCTCCGCACTGAGCGGTGACGGCGGAACGGCGGCCGCGAGCGAGCCGGACCCGGTGCGGACCGGGCCGCCGAGCAGTGCGGAGGTTCAGGAGACGTCCCGCGCGTTCTTCACGGCCTGGGAGCAGGGCCAGGGTGTTAAGGCGGCGTCGTACACGGACTTCGCGGAGGCGGCCGAGCCCGTGCTGACGTCGTTCGGGCAGGACGCGCACCTCACCGACGTGAAGATCACGCCGGGCGCGGCGCAGGGCCGTACCGTGCCGTTCTCGGTGAAGGCGACGGTGTCGTACGACGGGAAGTCCAAGCCGCTGGCGTACGAGAGCCGGCTCACCGTGGTGCGCGGGGAGACCACCGGGCGGGCGCTGGTCGACTGGGAGCCGTCCGTCGTGCACCCCAGCCTGAAGGACGGTGACATCCTTGTCACCGAGGAGGCGGCGAGCCCGCCGATCGAGGCGGTGGACCGCAACGGCACCGTGCTGGCGAAGGACAAGTACCCCTCCCTCGGCCCGATCCTGGACGAACTGCGCGCCCGCTACGGCGACAAGGCCGGCGGCACGCCCGGCGTCGAACTCGCCGTCCGGCACACCGCCACCGAGGCCGCCGACACCACCCTGCTCACCCTCTCCGAGGGCGAGCCCGGCAAGCTGCGCACGACGCTGAGCGCGACCGCGCAGGCGGCCGCCGAGAAGGCGGTCGCGCAGTACGACGAGTCCTCCGTGGTCGCCGTCAAGCCGAGCACCGGCGAGATCCTGGCCGTCGCCAACAACCGGGCGGACGACTGGAACGCGGCCTTCCTCGGTGAGGTGGCGCCCGGCTCGACGATGAAGATCCTCAGCGCGGCGATGCTCATCGACAACGGGCTCACCAGCATGAACGGTCCTGCGCCCTGCCCGGACTCGGCGATCTCGGAGAGCCAGACGTTCCACAACCTCACCGGTATGACCCCGAACGAGAACGCCACCCTCTCGGAGAGCTTCGCGCGTTCCTGCAACACCGCCTTCATCAAGTTCGCGGACGAGGTGCAGGTGGACTCCCTGACCCGGGAGGCGCAGGAACGGTTCGGTATCGGCCGCGACGACTGGAAGGTCGGCGTCCCCTCCTTCGACGGCTCGGTCCCCGCCGCCGGCGGCCCGGACACCGCCGCCAACCTGATCGGCCAGGGCCAGGTGCAGATGAGCCCGCTGAACATGGCGTCGGTCACGGCGACCGCGATGACGGGTGCCTTCCGGCAGCCGGTGATCGTGCCGCAGAGCCTGGACGGACGTGAACTGGCCAAGGCGCAGGGGCTGTCGGGGAACACCGTCGCCCAGCTGCGCGCCATGATGAACCGCACCGCCACCAGCGGCACCGCCGCCTCCGTGATGTCCGGGCTGCCCGGCAGCATCGGTGCGAAGACCGGGTCGGCCGAGGTCGACGGCAACGCCAAGGCGGACAGCTGGTTCACTGGCTACCGCGACGACATCGCCGCGGCGGCCATGGCCCAGCAGGGCGGTCGGGGCGGCGAGGCGGCGGGCCCGATCGTGGCGGCCGTGCTGCGCGCGGGTGGCTGA
- a CDS encoding peptidoglycan recognition family protein codes for MFQASSHRRQNPLSRRGMLGAAGAVAAGTALTPAVFAATEPDTPTPHPEPGTTPETFPATRTAAATGTDSLPFAASYVAVRWTGDRDGAGIRFPDGSWQPLTAGCATVEDGGTALVPAGAATSYEVKAPRGAKRVRSLAIDPTDGPDRTFEVPSQPTRLRGVRCLSRPAWGADESKRYKDGKVNSPEQYYPLQTITVHHTATPNADPDPAATVRSIYEFHAITNDWGDIGYNFLIDEAGVIYEGRYSGDDGIPAFDPDGRLVTAFHTAGFNSGNLGIALLGTLDTRGPTHAAKASLTRLIKVIARFKGLDPRARTTFVNPVNGVTRDVPLVSGHRDWLQTDCPGQTMYDLLTEVRLAATR; via the coding sequence GTGTTTCAAGCCTCCTCCCACCGCAGGCAGAACCCCCTCTCCCGCCGCGGCATGCTCGGCGCCGCCGGAGCCGTGGCCGCCGGGACCGCGCTGACCCCGGCGGTCTTCGCGGCCACCGAACCCGACACCCCCACCCCCCACCCGGAGCCGGGCACGACCCCGGAGACCTTCCCGGCCACCCGCACCGCCGCCGCCACCGGCACCGACTCCCTCCCCTTCGCCGCCTCCTACGTCGCCGTCCGCTGGACCGGCGACCGGGACGGCGCCGGGATCCGCTTCCCGGACGGCTCCTGGCAGCCGCTGACCGCCGGCTGCGCCACCGTCGAGGACGGCGGTACGGCACTCGTCCCGGCCGGGGCGGCCACCTCGTACGAGGTGAAGGCGCCGAGGGGCGCCAAACGGGTCCGCTCCCTGGCCATCGACCCCACCGACGGGCCGGACCGCACCTTCGAGGTGCCGTCGCAGCCCACGCGCCTGCGCGGCGTGCGCTGTCTCTCCCGCCCGGCCTGGGGCGCCGACGAGTCCAAGCGCTACAAGGACGGCAAGGTCAACTCGCCCGAGCAGTACTACCCGTTGCAGACGATCACCGTCCACCACACCGCCACCCCCAACGCCGACCCCGACCCGGCGGCCACCGTGCGGAGCATCTACGAGTTCCACGCGATCACCAACGACTGGGGCGACATCGGCTACAACTTCCTGATCGACGAGGCCGGCGTCATCTACGAGGGCCGCTACTCCGGCGACGACGGCATCCCCGCCTTCGACCCGGACGGCAGGCTCGTCACCGCCTTCCACACCGCCGGCTTCAACTCCGGCAACCTCGGCATCGCCCTCCTCGGCACCCTCGACACCCGGGGCCCCACGCACGCCGCCAAGGCCTCCCTCACCCGGCTGATCAAGGTGATCGCCCGCTTCAAGGGCCTGGACCCGCGGGCGAGGACCACCTTCGTCAACCCGGTCAACGGCGTGACCAGGGACGTGCCGCTGGTCAGCGGCCACCGCGACTGGCTCCAGACCGACTGCCCGGGGCAGACCATGTACGACCTCCTCACCGAGGTACGCCTGGCAGCCACCCGCTGA
- a CDS encoding TatD family hydrolase, with protein sequence MPSSEPTSGKNTAPPLPPPLAVPVADSHTHLDMQSGTVEEGLAKAASVGVTTVVQVGCDVNGSRWAAETATAYENVHAAVALHPNEAPRIVHGDPDGWSRQGAREPGGDAALDEALAEIERLAALPHVKAVGETGLDHFRTGPEGKAAQERSFRAHIEIAKRHGKALVIHDREAHTDVLRILKEEGAPERTVFHCYSGDAEMAEVCARAGYYMSFAGNVTFKNAQNLRDALAVAPLELVLVETDAPFLTPAPYRGRPNAPYLVPVTVRAMAAVRGIDEDAMATALGANTARAFGY encoded by the coding sequence ATGCCCTCCTCCGAGCCCACCTCCGGCAAGAACACCGCACCGCCCCTCCCGCCGCCCCTGGCCGTGCCCGTCGCCGACTCGCACACGCACCTCGACATGCAGTCCGGCACGGTGGAGGAAGGCCTCGCGAAGGCCGCGTCGGTCGGTGTCACCACGGTCGTGCAGGTCGGCTGCGATGTGAACGGCTCCCGGTGGGCGGCCGAGACGGCGACGGCGTACGAGAACGTGCACGCGGCCGTCGCGCTGCACCCCAACGAGGCCCCGCGCATCGTCCACGGCGACCCCGACGGCTGGTCCCGGCAGGGGGCGCGCGAGCCCGGCGGGGACGCGGCGCTGGACGAGGCGCTCGCCGAGATCGAACGGCTGGCCGCGCTGCCCCACGTGAAAGCGGTCGGCGAGACGGGGCTGGACCACTTCCGTACCGGGCCCGAGGGCAAGGCGGCGCAGGAGCGGTCGTTCCGCGCGCACATCGAGATCGCCAAGCGGCACGGCAAGGCGCTGGTCATCCACGACCGCGAGGCCCACACGGACGTGCTGCGCATCCTGAAGGAGGAGGGCGCGCCGGAGCGGACGGTGTTCCACTGCTACTCCGGGGACGCCGAGATGGCCGAGGTGTGCGCCCGCGCCGGGTACTACATGTCCTTCGCCGGCAACGTCACCTTCAAGAACGCCCAGAACCTGCGCGACGCGCTGGCCGTGGCCCCGCTGGAGCTGGTCCTGGTGGAGACCGACGCGCCCTTCCTGACGCCCGCGCCCTACCGCGGACGGCCCAACGCCCCGTATCTCGTTCCGGTCACGGTGCGTGCGATGGCCGCCGTGCGCGGCATCGACGAGGACGCGATGGCCACCGCACTCGGCGCGAACACGGCGCGCGCCTTCGGTTACTGA
- the rsmA gene encoding 16S rRNA (adenine(1518)-N(6)/adenine(1519)-N(6))-dimethyltransferase RsmA, translated as MSSPTPDALLGPADVRELAAALGVRPTKQRGQNFVIDANTVRRIVRTAQVRPDDVVVEVGPGLGSLTLALLEVADRVTAVEIDDVLAAALPATIAARMPARADRFALVHSDAMHLTELPGPAPTALVANLPYNVAVPVLLHMLDTFPSIERTLVMVQSEVADRLAAPPGSKVYGVPSVKANWFAEVKRAGAIGRNVFWPAPNVDSGLVSLTRRAEPIKTTASQREVFAVIDAAFAQRRKTLRAALAGWAGSAAAAEAALVAAGVSPQARGESLTVEEFARIAESKQ; from the coding sequence GTGAGCAGCCCCACCCCCGACGCCCTCCTGGGCCCCGCCGACGTCCGTGAACTCGCGGCAGCCCTCGGCGTCCGGCCCACCAAGCAGCGCGGCCAGAACTTCGTCATCGACGCGAACACCGTCCGCCGTATCGTCCGCACCGCGCAGGTCCGGCCCGACGACGTGGTCGTGGAGGTCGGGCCGGGGCTCGGGTCGCTCACGCTGGCGCTGCTGGAGGTGGCCGACCGGGTCACCGCCGTCGAGATCGACGACGTACTCGCCGCCGCGCTGCCCGCCACCATCGCGGCGCGCATGCCGGCGCGCGCCGACCGGTTCGCGCTGGTGCACTCCGACGCGATGCACCTCACCGAGCTGCCCGGCCCCGCGCCGACCGCGCTGGTGGCGAACCTGCCGTACAACGTGGCCGTCCCCGTCCTGCTGCACATGCTCGACACCTTCCCGAGCATCGAGCGCACCCTCGTGATGGTGCAGTCCGAGGTCGCCGACCGGCTGGCGGCGCCGCCCGGTTCGAAGGTGTACGGCGTGCCGTCGGTGAAGGCCAACTGGTTCGCCGAGGTCAAGCGGGCCGGCGCCATCGGCCGCAACGTCTTCTGGCCCGCGCCGAACGTCGACAGCGGGCTCGTCTCGCTCACCCGCCGCGCCGAGCCGATCAAGACCACCGCCTCCCAGCGCGAGGTCTTCGCCGTGATCGACGCGGCGTTCGCCCAGCGTCGCAAGACCCTGCGGGCCGCCCTCGCCGGGTGGGCCGGGTCGGCGGCGGCCGCCGAGGCGGCGCTCGTCGCGGCGGGCGTCTCGCCGCAGGCGCGCGGAGAGTCCCTGACAGTCGAAGAGTTCGCACGGATCGCGGAGAGCAAACAGTGA
- the rsmI gene encoding 16S rRNA (cytidine(1402)-2'-O)-methyltransferase: protein MTGTLVLAGTPIGDIADAPPRLSEELERADVVAAEDTRRLRRLTQALGVTPKGRVVSYFEGNEAARTPELVEELVGGARVLLVTDAGMPSVSDPGYRLVAAAVERDVRVTAVPGPSAVLTALALSGLPVDRFCFEGFLPRKAGERLSRLREVSGERRTLVYFEAPHRLDDTLAAMAEVFGVERRAAVCRELTKTYEEVRRGTLGELAAWAAEGVRGEITVVVEGAPERGAEVVDEEELVRRVRVREEAGERRKEAIAAVAVEAGVPKRVVFDAVVAAKRAL from the coding sequence GTGACAGGAACCCTTGTTTTGGCAGGCACCCCCATCGGCGACATCGCGGACGCGCCGCCGAGGCTCTCCGAGGAGCTGGAGCGGGCGGACGTGGTCGCCGCCGAGGACACGCGACGGCTGCGGCGGCTGACCCAGGCGCTGGGGGTGACCCCCAAGGGGCGGGTCGTGTCGTACTTCGAGGGGAACGAGGCGGCGCGTACGCCGGAGCTTGTCGAGGAGCTCGTGGGGGGCGCGCGTGTGTTGCTCGTCACGGATGCCGGGATGCCGTCGGTGTCGGACCCGGGGTACCGGCTGGTGGCGGCGGCGGTGGAGCGGGACGTCCGGGTCACCGCCGTGCCGGGGCCCTCCGCCGTGCTGACCGCTCTGGCGCTGTCCGGGCTGCCGGTGGACCGGTTCTGCTTCGAGGGGTTTCTGCCGCGCAAGGCGGGGGAGCGGTTGTCGCGGCTGCGGGAGGTCTCCGGCGAGCGGCGGACGCTGGTCTACTTCGAGGCCCCGCATCGGCTCGATGACACCCTCGCCGCGATGGCCGAGGTATTCGGGGTGGAGCGGCGGGCGGCTGTGTGCCGTGAGCTGACCAAGACGTATGAGGAGGTAAGGCGGGGGACGCTGGGGGAGTTGGCGGCGTGGGCCGCCGAGGGGGTGCGGGGGGAGATCACCGTCGTGGTCGAGGGGGCTCCGGAGAGGGGTGCGGAGGTCGTCGACGAGGAGGAGTTGGTGCGGCGGGTGCGGGTTCGGGAGGAGGCGGGGGAGCGGCGTAAGGAGGCGATCGCGGCGGTGGCTGTGGAGGCGGGGGTTCCCAAGCGGGTTGTCTTTGATGCTGTGGTTGCCGCGAAACGTGCGTTGTGA
- a CDS encoding 4-(cytidine 5'-diphospho)-2-C-methyl-D-erythritol kinase, whose amino-acid sequence MSVTVRVPAKVNVQLAVGAARPDGYHDLANVFLAVGLFDEVTVTEADELRVTCEGPDADQVPLDRTNLAARAAEALAERYGRTPDVHIHIAKDIPVAGGMAGGSADGAGALLACDALWGTGASRDELLDICAELGSDVPFSLVGGAALGTGRGERLTALDAGGTFHWVFAMADRGLSTPAVFREFDRLGEGTDIPEPVASRDLIDALAKGDPDALAATVSNDLQPAALSLFPALADTLAAGRAAGALTALVSGSGPTTAFLTRDPESAARVAQVLRASGTCRTVRTASGPVPGAKVLGGA is encoded by the coding sequence GTGAGCGTGACGGTACGCGTCCCCGCCAAGGTCAACGTCCAGCTCGCGGTCGGCGCCGCCCGCCCCGACGGCTACCACGACCTGGCCAACGTCTTCCTGGCGGTCGGGCTCTTCGACGAGGTCACGGTCACCGAGGCCGACGAGCTGCGGGTCACCTGCGAGGGGCCCGACGCCGACCAGGTCCCCCTCGACCGTACGAACCTGGCGGCCCGCGCGGCCGAAGCGCTCGCCGAGCGGTACGGCCGCACCCCCGACGTCCACATCCACATCGCCAAGGACATCCCCGTCGCCGGCGGCATGGCGGGCGGCAGCGCGGACGGCGCGGGTGCGCTGCTCGCCTGTGACGCGCTGTGGGGCACGGGCGCGTCCCGCGACGAGCTCCTCGACATCTGCGCCGAGTTGGGCAGTGACGTGCCGTTCAGCCTGGTCGGCGGGGCGGCGCTCGGCACCGGGCGGGGCGAGAGGCTGACGGCGCTCGACGCCGGCGGCACCTTCCACTGGGTGTTCGCGATGGCGGACCGGGGGCTGTCCACCCCGGCGGTCTTCCGGGAGTTCGACCGGCTCGGCGAGGGCACGGACATCCCCGAGCCCGTCGCCTCCCGGGACCTCATCGACGCCCTCGCCAAGGGCGACCCCGACGCGCTCGCCGCCACCGTCTCCAACGACCTCCAGCCCGCCGCCCTCTCCCTCTTCCCGGCCCTCGCCGACACCCTCGCGGCGGGTCGCGCCGCAGGCGCCCTCACCGCGCTGGTCTCGGGCTCCGGCCCGACCACCGCGTTCCTCACCCGGGACCCCGAGTCCGCGGCGCGGGTGGCTCAGGTGCTGCGCGCGTCGGGGACGTGCCGGACGGTGCGCACGGCGTCGGGGCCGGTGCCGGGGGCGAAGGTGCTCGGCGGGGCGTGA